GATGCATTTTAGTTGTTGCATCGATTAAGGGTTGGCATTTACATCAATTTGATCTCAataatgccttcttacatggggATTTACATGAAGACATTTACATGACCAAGCCTCCCGGCTACAAGAAAGGTTCCCCTAACCAAGTTTGCAACTTACTCAAAAGTTTGTATGGCCTCAATCAAGCATCGAGACAATGGTATTCTAAACTCTCCAATGCTTTACTTGAATCTTGTTTCTCTCAATCCAAGGCTGATTATAGCCTTTTCACCCGCGATACAAATGgcatctttattattttactcGTTCATGTTGATGACATACTTGTCGCAAGCAGTGATCTCAATGCTGTGAATGACTTAAAGACTTTTCTATATAGCAAGTATCAAATAAGGGACCTTGGTACATTGCAATACTTTCTTGACATAGAGATTGCAAGGTCATCTAAAGGGATACATTTATGTCAAAGGAAGTATACACTGGACATTATGGCAGATTTTGGTACCTTGGGCAGCACTCCTACTAAGGTTCCTATGGAACAAAACCTCAGACCCCAGTGTCTTTATCAGACCCCAGTGTTTACAGAAGACTAATTGGTAGTCTGCTGTACCTCACTATCTCTCGACCAGACATATGTTTTAGTGTTCAAACTTTAAAAAGTCAATTCATGGCCAACCCCACTAATACCCACCTCCTGGCAGCTCAAAAAGTTCTTAGATACCTCAAGAGTGCCCCTGGTCAAGGTCTCCTTCTCCCCATTTCTTCTTCCTTTCAGCTTGAGGCGTACTGTGACTCGGATTGGGCCTCTTGTCCTGACACCAAAAGATTTGTAGGGGACTATTGCATCTTTCTTGGTTCTCCCCTGATCTCTTGGAAGTCTAAGAAACAACTTTCACGCTCATCGGCAAAGGCAGAGTATAGATCAATGGCTACTACATGTTCTAAGTCAACATGGCCATGGTTCATCTTATCTACTTTTCAAGTTCTTCATCCTCAAGCAGCTTTACTTCACTGTGATAACCAAGCTACCCTACACATCTCTACGAACCCTGTTTTTCCACGAAAGAACCAAACATATCGAGCTCGATTGCCACTTAATTCATGACAAAATCGAAGATGGAAGCCTCTGCACTCGTTATGTCCCTTGTTTTGCTCAAATTGTCGACACCATGACAAGGGCTTTGTCTTCAAAAGTTCTTTACTCTCACTAATCCAAGATGGGAGTCGTAAATCTTTACACTCCATCTTgccccaaggggggggggggtattggAGATGGATTCAATGCATAACATAGCACAACTGAAGATTAACGTCTGCCAATTCTATTTTCATATTCCCTTATGATTCCATTAGTTAGTTGCTCCTTTTCTTTGCCCAGCTGTATATAAAGGGCAGTAATGTATTCCCTTAGTTACAATATTCTTTGTTAATTGTATATAAACATGCGTTTGTAAGCTTGCTGAAACAAGAAATACAGAGagcatccttttcttttctctaaaGTCTTCTTCTACGATTCTCCATACATTTCTATTTCTAACATCCATTCCTAGTATATTTTATTAAGCAAACCAAACACAACCCAAAGAGGCAGAGAATTTCCGGATGGGCTCCGCAGATGTTCAAAAGCCTGGATTAGAAAAAAGAGGGACAAGAGAAACACACTTCAAACATTCATTGCCACACAAACCAAATTTCAAACCCCGGAATTTTGGACGGCAAAGGGAAAATATACCCTCACAGCAGTCTTTGGAGAGAAAAAGCAGACCCTTCTCTGAACATGAAAAATCATAACCAAtaataaattttcaaagaatcCTCTAATGTAGCAAAGCTCAAAATGGCAGGAGGGCAGGATAAATACAAGAAGAAGAACAGAAAGAGGAGAAAATGAACAATAAAtagaagaaaattgaagaaaaaccTATACACTTTCAATTTTTGTTCTTTTTGCCTTCCAAGCTTGTGCCATCTTTTAGAATTTCTTGGGCGTCGTTATCCATCCCAAGGGTGAAGAGGGCTGCCGCTTGAAGATAAAAGGCAATAGGCCACTCAGGAGACACCACCTGAGCCTGCATCGCATCCCCAAGAGCTTCTTGTGGCATGTCACTCATCAAGTACGACAAGCAGCGCCTCGCATACACAGTTGGCGATACCATGGTCCCACCATCAATAAACTACAAAGGCgaagaaaacatgtatttattgCCTAAGCAAACAAGAAATTTTAGCGAACGCACAGCATACAGCTCGCTTGATTAATACATGCTAAAAACTAAAGCCAGACCTAAATGAAAGCGGTGTAATAGCACCAGCTGGAGTCTGAAGATGCCACAAAAATCTTGACAGCTCAGAACGCATGGGAAGAAACGAGACTTAAATAGACTTTCAAAGggcttgatttttaaaattttttgtgccAAAGCAGAATCCTAGACATGCATAAACTGATGTATGAGACATTGTTTAGTTGACCTCTATTTGTTTTCCTTCCATGTAAATATCTAGCATTCCACATTTATACTATCAATGTACTCCAGTCAATCTagcctcatatatatatatacatacggaGGATTGGTGAAGTTCAACTGGGTCATCCCTTGACCTCTTTGTCTTTATATATAACAACGTAGTGTAGTGTATCAGTTCTTCAAGTTTTCTGTTCAATGGTCCGCATTCTTGTAAAAAAAACTTATGGCGCAGCATGCAAAGTGATAATAAGATTGAAAGGTATGATAGAGAGAACttggaataaaataaaaatggattCTCAAACAATCAACTCACTTGTGTGTAGCAATCAATGGCAGTTGCATAGTCTTTAGCTCGAAAAGCAGTGTCTCCATGCTTCTTAGAATTCAATGTCTCCTGCATCTGATTGGTCCACATTTGAAAGGAAAGCTGCAGGGAGAAAAACATTAAAGAATATTGATACTGAACAAGGTAACAGAAAAACATCAGgaataaaaaaacaaaattatttATGCAGATACAACACTAACTACAGCATCCAGGGCAATGGGTTGGAGTCCAATGTAACATGGATGCAGCTAGATATACATCAAAGGTTTTGGCATTCATCATTCTGTTGCAATGCCagaaatctatgatgcatgtttTGGAGCAATGGATTTGAGTTCCAGACGCAAGTGAAAGAGTTTTGACCAAGTATCCCTACCCTATGCAGCAAAATAGCACCTCTCGTATTCATGCTATCTTAGGATCATTAATAATAAGCCATGATCAAATCTGGTCTCACTTCAAAGAGACCAATATTTCTCATGAATCTAAATAGGCTGGTCATGAGTTGCAACTTCTTTGAAGGCTTCAAGCTAAATACATGTGCATCAACAGTTGGATAACAAGTTCCACTTGGATTTCACAAACAAAGAtgttaatattgatttggtgatTAGAAGACGCAACAATTAAAAAGCCGTTAGCTCCCACCAGGCCACCATATGGCTTAGCCTGCATGAATTCTTTTCCACATTTTGCCAAATCAAAGACAACATCCCGAAATTGGTTTAGTGACAAGAAGATATGCTCAACCAGAATACAAGTAGGATATGAAACAAATACTTCCTGAATTAATGCAGCAGCATAATGAGCACACATGCTTAAGGAGAAAAGAACAACAGAGCTAAAGCAGTGAACTTAAAAATAAATGCACGAAGAGAAATTATTACTATGCATAATTTCTCATTTTGCTGAATGAGACAACAGAACCAATAATGCATACTGATATGAGCAAGAACACCAAAGTTGAGATTGGGACAATTGCAAACCTCGTTGGCAATCCCTTCATCATCCTTGTATCCAATCTTCTCCAACATTTCATGAATAGCAGTGAGATCCATTCTCAAGCATGCTTCGCCAAAAGGCGTTAGTGCCAATGGTTGTGTTGAGGTTGCAGTTTCACGTGGTATACCCATCAGAACATAAGATGGGACCTGCTAAAACACTGAATGAGAAAGTATACTCTTctcaaataaattatttaaccCGTGGTTTGAGCAGTTGTCATTTTGATGACAAGAGTGATTGTAGATACCTCTGTTTCTTTCTGAAGCGAAATGAGAGCAGTAACAAGGGACTTGGCATTTGGTCGCTCACGAGCTTCATACTGCAAGCAACGGGAAGCTAACCGGACCAACTCAGTCCCATCATCATTTGAGAAATGACCCTCCAAACAAGAATCCATCAGCATCAGGAAATTCTTGCCACGAATCAGATCTAGTGCCTGCATATATAGACAGTGGAAACCTCAAATAAACCCAATTTCGCCAATCAAAATGGTGATAATATGATACCACTTAACAGTGAGTTTTGAAAACGTATTTGTCTTTGCTATTCTAATAAAACTGTCTAAATTGTGTCACCTAGGGGGGAGTCTTGAAAGTTATTGCATATTTTAAGAACATTAGCTAACTTTTAAGTCAATTTAATAGTTTTTGTTTCTATGAGAAggcataaaaaaaattgaaaactatacgctaagaaattatgtatttaaatGCTGTCTAATTTATAGGGTGGAATTAAAATCTCGAGCTTTTTTAGAGAGGATACCATACTTAAAATTTCGTAGTTTGAATTTACAGGGGCAACATTCTATCATATTAGGATGCTCTTAAACAAGCTTTACCCAAATGATTTTTTAATATGACCAGTGTCAACCCTGATGACAGGACCAAAAGAGGGGTTTTAAAGACTTTGCAACTGCATTTGGAAACAGAGAATAGAAgtcttagatttggatttatgtgaattttGACCAAATTAAATATACTTCAAAGGTTAGTCTACATAATTAACTAATAGAATGGGGTCATTACCATACAGTAATGTCCTTCCAGAAATGTTAGGAATCTAAGTGGAGTGTAACGACAAAACAAGAGATAATTTAAAAGATTAAGAATTTTACATGGCTTGGGGGAATATGCTTGCCACTCAAAAGATCTAGCAACATAGTTCCAAAGCTGTAAACAACACTTTCCGGCGTCACTCTACCTGTCAATCATAGATATATTTACACTAATGTTAGAAGGCATGGCAGTCATATACTCATATATCACAAAGTTCTCAGAAAGGTACACTCTGACCTTGTGTGTGTGTCTGCATGTGTGCGCACATGTGCATGTGCATCTATGTGGAAAGCTACGCCAAgctatattatataatataagcaTAGATTAAGGTGTTTAGGACCTCCATACAAGTGAGAATGAAATTACATATTACACATTCATATGCTCCAACACATTCACACTTATTAAATtagtctttttaaaaaaaaaaataaaacaaaggaaaaagttttaaaaataaactgtTTCAAAAGCATCCATATTAATATTTATACACTGACACACACAATAGAAACATGTATCTTTGCAATTCTTACTTAGTGGGAGTAGCAAACTTCTAGATTAAGTCCATTACATGAAACACGCATTTCATATAACTTGATAAGGATGAAACACGTATAAACCAAAGTCATCTCGAGGCCCCAAGCAAAGGGCAAGCTTTGACTCGATAAGTTAGAGCTAGACTTGCTTTGAGTGCTAAGACAACTGAAATCAGCCCAAACCCAATCAAATGTGTTTATCAAAAGGGCAAAAATGCATATTTACATTATCATTTTTCTGCATATtacatgcatttcatataacttGATACGGATGAAACATGTATAAACCACAGTCATCTTGAGGCCCCAAGCAAAGGGTAAGCTTTGACTCGATAAGTTAGAGCTAGACTTGCTTTGAGCGCTAAGACAACTGAAATCAGCCCAAACCCAATCAAATGTCTTTATCAAAAGGGCAAAAATGCATATTTACATTATCATTTTTCTGCATATTACATGCAATATAACCATGTGCACTTCAGATGCCTCATAACACATTGCAtaattttttctctctctatattCTGTGCTCATCTCAAGCAAGATAAAATGCCTTAGTTCTGATCAAATCaaagtaaatataaatttataattatttaaaatatcaGTGATGCCTTAGTTACAAACCCAAATATCAAGTTAGGCTTAATCAATGAAAATTTTTATAGAGATACAATGGGTATAAATTGTACAAAAATGGTTGACAATTAATTATTTAACCAATCTGAGCAACCTAACCAACCCAACCAAGCCCAGACCAAGTTGGCCTTAGCTGCAGCAGCCTGTTAGAATCTCAGTGTTGACATTAGAGTGGTGTCAACCCAAGAGAACCATCGAGGTTGTAAACTCAAGCCTCACAGATAAGGCAAGGAACACATGAAATTTGAGTTTCTTAGCTCACAAGAAGTAGGTTTCAAGCCTCATCCGGAAGAAGGTACAAGCTCTAAAAGGTATAATCACAAAACAGATGAATTAGCCAATGCAAATTGGGGAGCAACTAAAGCACAGTGTAGAAACCATAAATCATAATTTCATTGGTTTCTATTCTATGCAACCAACAATCTATTTTCCTAGCCAATGCAAATTGGGGAGCAACTAAAGCACAGCGTAGAAACCATAAATCATAATTTCATTGGTTTCTATACTATGCAAGCAACAATCTATTTTCCTAGCTAAGGGTCTCACCACATTTCATTCTTTTTCCTTATCCTTCCCATGATATAGCCATAAAAGAATGGGTCTATATTGGAATAACATTGTATAGCATCCTTGTGTGAAAGAAAATTTCTTAATTTGGAAATCTACATCtgttttccaaaagaattaccaGTTCTCAGGTATTCTGGAGGGGTGAATGCCAAGTTCGTACTGTAACTCTTGCCATCCCTACTATTCTTCATGAGGCCAAAGCAGGAGAGCCTCGGATTACCATCCTATCAACAGCAGAGTGCAGGTATGAGCCTGATGATAAAACAGATTGGAGATTGGGTAAGAGATGTAAAAATGATTTACTTGATCAAACAAAACTCTGTAAGCATTGAGGTCATGATAGAGTGCCCTTCCTTTACTGCTACAATATTCCAAAGCTTGTGCAAGATACAAAGCCACCCTCGATCGCATAGCCCATTTCATGGGCTGTGTCTCCCCTAAACAAATTCAACCAGCAAACAACAATGTCATCTTTACCCTGGAGCGACACCAA
This Malania oleifera isolate guangnan ecotype guangnan chromosome 11, ASM2987363v1, whole genome shotgun sequence DNA region includes the following protein-coding sequences:
- the LOC131167991 gene encoding serine/threonine-protein kinase BSK5-like isoform X2 — protein: MGARCSKFSLCWWQSHLKPDVLESSDLENGSKNDRISLPSFSEFSFEQLKAATSGFCSDNIVSEHGEKAPNVVYKGKLTNDRLIAVKRFNKFAWPDPRQFLDEARSVGSLRSERLANLIGCCYEGDERLLVAEFMPHETLAKHLFHWETQPMKWAMRSRVALYLAQALEYCSSKGRALYHDLNAYRVLFDQDGNPRLSCFGLMKNSRDGKSYSTNLAFTPPEYLRTGRVTPESVVYSFGTMLLDLLSGKHIPPSHALDLIRGKNFLMLMDSCLEGHFSNDDGTELVRLASRCLQYEARERPNAKSLVTALISLQKETEVPSYVLMGIPRETATSTQPLALTPFGEACLRMDLTAIHEMLEKIGYKDDEGIANELSFQMWTNQMQETLNSKKHGDTAFRAKDYATAIDCYTQFIDGGTMVSPTVYARRCLSYLMSDMPQEALGDAMQAQVVSPEWPIAFYLQAAALFTLGMDNDAQEILKDGTSLEGKKNKN
- the LOC131167991 gene encoding serine/threonine-protein kinase BSK5-like isoform X1: MGARCSKFSLCWWQSHLKPDVLESSDLENGSKNDRISLPSFSEFSFEQLKAATSGFCSDNIVSEHGEKAPNVVYKGKLTNDRLIAVKRFNKFAWPDPRQFLDEARSVGSLRSERLANLIGCCYEGDERLLVAEFMPHETLAKHLFHWETQPMKWAMRSRVALYLAQALEYCSSKGRALYHDLNAYRVLFDQDGNPRLSCFGLMKNSRDGKSYSTNLAFTPPEYLRTGRVTPESVVYSFGTMLLDLLSGKHIPPSHALDLIRGKNFLMLMDSCLEGHFSNDDGTELVRLASRCLQYEARERPNAKSLVTALISLQKETEQVPSYVLMGIPRETATSTQPLALTPFGEACLRMDLTAIHEMLEKIGYKDDEGIANELSFQMWTNQMQETLNSKKHGDTAFRAKDYATAIDCYTQFIDGGTMVSPTVYARRCLSYLMSDMPQEALGDAMQAQVVSPEWPIAFYLQAAALFTLGMDNDAQEILKDGTSLEGKKNKN